In the genome of Natronomonas salina, the window TCTCCTTCACGCCCCGCGAGTGGGCCATCGCCCGGCTCTGTGCGGACTTCCGGACCGGCACCGGCGTCGAGATGACGAAGATCGGCGAGCACCTGCCGGAGCTCGTCCCCTTCATGTCGGAGCCCTACAGCCGCCAGGCCGTCTACCAGGCCAGACGGGACTTCGAGGAGAAGGTCCGGATCGCCGGCGCGACGTTCCTCTACGGCGCTTACTCCGAGTTCGTCACCGCCGACGAACTGGACGACCTGATGTACGAGGCCGTCGAGACCGCCAAGTTCCTCCTGGAGGTCGAGGGCGCGGACGTCTCCCTGGAGGACGAACTCACCACCGAGGAGCGCGTCCGGACCGCGATGCAGGAGGTCCGCGAGGCCAGCGCCGAACTCCGCTACGACCGGTGTCCCCACTGCGGCGAGCAGCTGGGCGACGACTGAACGGACCACACCTCACCGGGATCCGTCCGAGGCTACAGCACGCGGCTCGACGCCGGACTAGACGGCCGAACCGCACCACGGGGCGACGACGCCGGACCTAAGCACGTTGGAGGTCGGGTTTTCCCCTTCAACCGACTCCGGTAGGGTACGGTACAACGACGATTTTCGGGACGGCTCCCGCGTCGCTCCGCGGTGATGCGAAACCAAGGTGGAAAACACCCAACCCTACCATGCAACTCAGTCTCGAACTCGAATACTGGACGGTGGACGATACGGGTGCGCTGGCATCCGCAAAGCCGGTGCTCGACCGCGTCGATACGCTACACGCCGAGAGTGCCGACCCCATGCTCGAGGTCGTCACCGATCCCTGTGCCGACGTACCCGAACTCCGGGCGGAAGTGGCCGCCAGACTCCGGGAGGTCCTCGAAGTCGCTCGCGAGGAGGGACGTCGGATCGTCCCGCTCGGTACGCCGCTCAACGCCGGGCCGATCGCCACGAACGACGGCCCGCGGACGGAGATCCAGCGTCGGGTCCTCGGCGAGACGTTCGACTACGCGACCCGCTGTGCCGGGACGCACCTGCACGTCGATCAGATCGACGGCGCCGAGGCCGACCAGTTGAACCTGTTGACCGCGCTCGATCCGGCGTTCGCGCTCGTCGCGAGTTCCCCGTTTCACCGGGGGCACCCCGTGGCTGCCTGCGCGCGTAGCCACGTCTACCGGCGGACGTGTTACGCGGACCACCCCCGACTCGGCCGGCTGTGGCCCTATGTCGAGGACGTCGACGAGTGGGAGGAACGGATCGACGAGACGTTCGATCGCTTCCGTCGGCAGGCGCTGTCCAGCGGCGTCGACCCGGAGGCGTTCGACGAGCACTTCGCTCCCGAGGACTCGATCTGGGCGCCCGTCCGGTTGCGCGAGAAGTACGGCACGGTCGAGTGGCGCGCGCCAGACACCGCACTGCCGGGACAGATCCTGCGACTCGTCGAGGACGTCCGGGACGTCCTGGCACTCGTCGAGGACCGGCGCGTGGAGATCGGGGGGCGCGCCGGAATCACGTCGTCCAGCGTGTCGCTGCCGGCCTTCGACTGGCTACAGCAGCAGGTCGATACGGCCATGGATCACGGGCTCGAATCGGCCCCGGTCGGGCGGTACCTGGCGTCGATGGGGTTCGACCCTGCCAGCTACGCTCCCATCTCGGCGGAACTCGACGACGTCGTTCACCTGTCCCGGTCGCGATCGCGGGCGCTTCGCCTCCGGTACGCCGACCGGCTCGAGCGGGACGTCGGCGCCCTCGCCGTCGAGCGTGCGCCGACGCGGTGGGGCGTGGCCTGACCGTCGGTCCCCCCTCGGCGAGGAGGCCGACCCGGCCGAGTAAGTACCCGCCGCCGCTCAAGCCAACCGACAACCAGCGTTTTTGCCGCGACAGATGCAGTAAACGGTATGTCCACCGCGCCGAATCTGGGCGAGATATTCGACCGGGCGGTCGACGAGGGCGAACGACGCCTCGACCAGTCGCTCCTGGAGCTCGTCTCGACGAGCTTCATCGCCGGATTCACCATCGTCTTCGGCATCGTCGGGCAGGTCATCGTCCACGCCAGCTTCGCACCGGAGTTCGGCTCGGTCGCGCGGGTCTTCGGCGCGCTCGCGTTCGGCGTCGGGATGGTGTTCCTCATCGTCGGCCGCGCGGAACTGTTCAACGAGAACTTCTTCGACCCGGCCGCGGTGGTGACCGACCGCAGCGTCGGCGACGTTCTCCCCTCGATACTCCGGTTGTGGGCGCTGACGTTCCTCTTCAACCTCCTCGGCGGGGTCATCCTCGTGGCCGTACTCTCCGTTCCAGGGGTGCTGCCGCACGGCACCGGCGAGGCGCTCCGGACGACCGCCCAGGAGGTGGCCCACCGCAGCCCCGTGGCCAGGTTCGCCAGCGGCATCGCGGGCGGGACGCTCGTCTCGCTGCTGTCGTTCCTCCTCGTCGCCGTCGACAGTGTCGGTAGCCGGGCTGGGATGGCCTACGTCGTGGGGTTCCTGCTCGCGCTCGGCCCGTTCGACCACGTCATCGTCACGCTGCTGCACCTCTCCTTCGGCGTCCTCGCCGGCGCGCCGATCGGTCTCGCCAGCCTGGCCGGCGTCGCGCTCTTCGTCACGGCCGGGAACCTCGTCGGAGGCATCGGCCTGGTCGCGACCACCCACGTCGCACAGGCGGTCGGCGCGAACGAGTCGCGGCAGTAAGCCCCGGTTCGGAGCTCTCGGTCTCAGAGCCCGGGGTAGGGGCCCTGCTTGGCCTCGGTGAGCCGGTCGACCTGGTCGTCCGAGAGGTCGATCGTCGCGGCGGCCAGGTTCTCCTCGAGCTGGTCGACGGTGCGGGCGCCGACGATCGGCGCGGTGACGCCGTCCCGGTGCACCAGCCACGCGAGGGCGGTCTGAGCCGGCGTGGCGTCCACCTCGTCGGCGACCGCGTCGAGCTCGTCGTGGAGGTCGAAGTTCTCCTCGGTGAGGTACGCCTCCTCGAAGCGGCTGGACTCGGCGGCGCGGGACTGCCCCGTCAGCCCGTCCTCGCGGTCGTACTTCCCGGTCAGGAAGCCCTGGCCGAGCGGGCTCCACGGGCAGACCGCGAGTCCGTAGTGGCGGGCCATCTCGAGGTAGTCGCCCTCGATCTCGCGGTCGACGAGGTTGTACCGCGGCTGGACGACCGAGAACGGCTCCCAGCCCTCGCTGCGGGCGATCTCGTTGGCCTTCGCGACCTTCCAGGCGTTCGGCCGCAGCGTCGACGCGCCGAGGTAGTGGACCTTCCCTGACTCGACGAGCCCATTCAGTGTCTTCATCAGCTCTCTGGCCGAGGTCTGGTCGTCCCAGCGGTGGATGTACAGCAGGTCGAGGTAGTCGGTGTCCAGCCGGTCGAGGATGCGCTCGACGCGGTGGCGGACGTTCTTGCGATTCGTCCCGCGGCTGTTGGGGTCGTCCTCGCGGATCTGCCAGTAGACCTTCGAGGCGATCGTGTACCGCTCGCGGTCGCGGTCGGCGAGCCAGTCGCCGATCCAGCGTTCGGCCTTGCCGTTCCCGTAGACGTCGGCGGTGTCGATGAAGCGGCCGCCCGCGGCCTCGTAGGCGTCCAGCAGCTCGTGGCCGCGCTCCTCGTCGATCTCGACGTTCCCCGCCTCGGTCTCCTTGCCGAACCGCCAGGTGCCGAACTGGAGTTCGCTGGTCTGCAGGCCCGTCTCCCCCAACTGGACGAACTCCAGGTCGACGTCTTCCAGGTCGGTCATGCTACACGAGGCCACGACCGAGACGCCCTAAAGGGTTCAGCAACCGGCAGGGAAGCGACGAGAGAACCGTCCGCGAACCTGCCGACCGGCGGACAACCGGTTCGAGTTCAGTTCCCGCGGAGCCCGTAGTAGACGGTCGCGACGGCGACCGCGATGACGTAGCTGACGACGACGAACGGCGGCCAGTACACCCAGAACTCGTAGTTCTGGGCGACCACGCTGCCGACGATGGTCATGAACATCATGAGGAAGTACCCCGGGGCGGCCAGGGGCGTCCACAGCCGGCCGTCGACGGTACCGGCGATGACCGGCAGGACCAGCAACCCGAAGACGGCCGCCGTCACGGGGCGGGCCAGCGGCAGGTTGCGGAACACCGTCATGACTCCACCCGCTCGACGCCGTGGCGCTCGAGCAGTCGCTCTACGATCTCCAGCGTCCAGTCGATCTGCGTCCCGAGGGAGACCAGGACGCCGGTGGTCTCGATGATGTACCCCGGCCGCTGGAGCTCGCCGGCGACCTTGTGCATCAGCAGGGGGGCGCCGCCCGACAGCGGGCCGGAGACGGCGAACTCGTGGTACGGCATCGTCGTCGGCACGACCTCGTCGTTGACCGCCTCGATGACCGCCCGAGCGTGCTCCTCGGCCTGTGCGGTGGGGAACACCGCCTGGCCGACCCACTCGGCGTGCGTCCCGAGGATGCCGCGGGAGCGATGGAGGTCGAAGACGACGTCCGGGTCGTGCTCCGTCACCGTCTCCCAGAGCGCTCGCGCGAGGTCCGTCGTCGGCTCCTGGCCCGTCGGGAACTTGCGGTTCAGGTCGCCCTCGGGACCGCTGCGCTGGTGGTCGTCGATCGCGAGGACGTTGGCCCACGGGACGACGACCAGCGTCCCCCGGTCGATCGTCCAGCCGGCGATCTCCTCGGCAGCGCGGTAGCCGCTGACCTCGTTGCCGTGCATCCCGCCGACGACCATCACCGTCGGCCCCTCGGTGCCGGAGTCGAGCTCGTAGACCGTCGTCTCGCGGTCGGTCCCCTCCATGATCGCCGTGGTCGTCGCGCTCATCGCCTCGCCCGGCTCGGGCGCCGACCGCTCCACCGGACGGACGGCTGCCCATCCCGCCGCGGTACCCACAGCGCTGGCTGCGGCGACCCCGACGCCTGCGGCGAGAAAGCTTCGTCTATCCATCGGTCCCCGGTACACTATGCTCTGCTATCGTTATCGAATTGCTAAGGGAGCCGTAAGCTGGGCTTCACCGGTACCGGTCGCGTTCTCGGAATCCCTACTGACCTCCTGGACCGTCGAGTTCGCGTTCGATAGCAGCGCGGCAGGTCCCACACAGGGACACGCTAGTGTGGTTCGTGTTTCTGACCTGCAAGTCGTACGACTTCGCGTCTCCCTCCCCGCAGTTGATGCAGTTCCCCTGGCCCATACTATCAGTCCTACTCTCTGGTGATATAAATTATCGGTTGAGATTGTGTGATGTATTTGGCCGCTTGCGAGCCTCATCTTCCCTGTAATTCGGCGAAGGTTTTTGGTCGGAGCAGTAGATTACTCAGAAACCATGACAGGCCTGTCGGCCCCAATCTGCGGATTCACCAGAGTTCTCTGGGCCCGTATTGGGGCTACAGGGCTCCGA includes:
- a CDS encoding formate/nitrite transporter family protein, translated to MSTAPNLGEIFDRAVDEGERRLDQSLLELVSTSFIAGFTIVFGIVGQVIVHASFAPEFGSVARVFGALAFGVGMVFLIVGRAELFNENFFDPAAVVTDRSVGDVLPSILRLWALTFLFNLLGGVILVAVLSVPGVLPHGTGEALRTTAQEVAHRSPVARFASGIAGGTLVSLLSFLLVAVDSVGSRAGMAYVVGFLLALGPFDHVIVTLLHLSFGVLAGAPIGLASLAGVALFVTAGNLVGGIGLVATTHVAQAVGANESRQ
- a CDS encoding DUF5806 family protein, whose protein sequence is MPENTHATPESHEYDRFAELAVESADYDRVDEFLNNRVSFTPREWAIARLCADFRTGTGVEMTKIGEHLPELVPFMSEPYSRQAVYQARRDFEEKVRIAGATFLYGAYSEFVTADELDDLMYEAVETAKFLLEVEGADVSLEDELTTEERVRTAMQEVREASAELRYDRCPHCGEQLGDD
- a CDS encoding aldo/keto reductase — translated: MTDLEDVDLEFVQLGETGLQTSELQFGTWRFGKETEAGNVEIDEERGHELLDAYEAAGGRFIDTADVYGNGKAERWIGDWLADRDRERYTIASKVYWQIREDDPNSRGTNRKNVRHRVERILDRLDTDYLDLLYIHRWDDQTSARELMKTLNGLVESGKVHYLGASTLRPNAWKVAKANEIARSEGWEPFSVVQPRYNLVDREIEGDYLEMARHYGLAVCPWSPLGQGFLTGKYDREDGLTGQSRAAESSRFEEAYLTEENFDLHDELDAVADEVDATPAQTALAWLVHRDGVTAPIVGARTVDQLEENLAAATIDLSDDQVDRLTEAKQGPYPGL
- a CDS encoding succinylglutamate desuccinylase/aspartoacylase domain-containing protein, whose translation is MSATTTAIMEGTDRETTVYELDSGTEGPTVMVVGGMHGNEVSGYRAAEEIAGWTIDRGTLVVVPWANVLAIDDHQRSGPEGDLNRKFPTGQEPTTDLARALWETVTEHDPDVVFDLHRSRGILGTHAEWVGQAVFPTAQAEEHARAVIEAVNDEVVPTTMPYHEFAVSGPLSGGAPLLMHKVAGELQRPGYIIETTGVLVSLGTQIDWTLEIVERLLERHGVERVES
- a CDS encoding glutamate-cysteine ligase family protein; this encodes MQLSLELEYWTVDDTGALASAKPVLDRVDTLHAESADPMLEVVTDPCADVPELRAEVAARLREVLEVAREEGRRIVPLGTPLNAGPIATNDGPRTEIQRRVLGETFDYATRCAGTHLHVDQIDGAEADQLNLLTALDPAFALVASSPFHRGHPVAACARSHVYRRTCYADHPRLGRLWPYVEDVDEWEERIDETFDRFRRQALSSGVDPEAFDEHFAPEDSIWAPVRLREKYGTVEWRAPDTALPGQILRLVEDVRDVLALVEDRRVEIGGRAGITSSSVSLPAFDWLQQQVDTAMDHGLESAPVGRYLASMGFDPASYAPISAELDDVVHLSRSRSRALRLRYADRLERDVGALAVERAPTRWGVA